The following proteins come from a genomic window of Gemmatimonadota bacterium:
- the rpsO gene encoding 30S ribosomal protein S15: MPIDKNIVIQKYQLHENDRGSAPVQVALLTARINDLTGHFRTHNKDHHSRRGLLKMVGKRRRLLEYLRRTDVERYRALIEDLGLRH, from the coding sequence ATGCCGATCGACAAGAACATCGTTATCCAGAAGTACCAGTTGCACGAGAACGACCGGGGGAGCGCCCCGGTACAAGTCGCGCTCCTGACCGCGCGCATCAACGACCTGACCGGCCATTTCCGCACGCACAACAAGGATCACCACAGCCGCCGCGGCCTGCTGAAGATGGTGGGCAAGCGCCGGCGCCTCCTCGAGTACCTGCGCCGTACCGACGTTGAACGGTACCGCGCGCTGATCGAGGACCTGGGCCTGCGGCACTAG